One part of the Alosa alosa isolate M-15738 ecotype Scorff River chromosome 4, AALO_Geno_1.1, whole genome shotgun sequence genome encodes these proteins:
- the wnt2bb gene encoding LOW QUALITY PROTEIN: wingless-type MMTV integration site family, member 2Bb (The sequence of the model RefSeq protein was modified relative to this genomic sequence to represent the inferred CDS: substituted 4 bases at 4 genomic stop codons): MFGLGKAQRSRRPLGKMGAGTRGSGLRHYPRSASSPDGSQTRSRLFLAFIMLLLTLTPRVDSSWWYIGALGARVICDNIPGLVNKQRQLCQRHPDIMQSIGEGAKEWVRECQHQFRHHRWNCSTLDRDHSVFGRVMQRSSRGWAFVSQLIXAGRALVCKVTRWPVLQSEDEXSRXLXPTSCHDNDRDGTFNWGGCSDNINYGIKFAKAFVDAKEHTVKDARALMNQHNNLCGRLAVKRFLKLECKCHGVSGSCTLRTCWLAMSDFRKTGDFLRKKYNGAIEVTMYQDGTRLTVANKDFRNFTKNDLVYLENSPDYCLMNKAAGSLGTAGRVCNKSSRGTDGCEVMCCGRGYDTTRVKRITKCECKFKWCCAVECKDCEEAVDVHTCKAPKRAEWLDQT; this comes from the exons ATGTTTGGCCTCGGCAAAGCCCAGCGCTCGAGACGGCCCCTGGGTAAGATGGGGGCGGGAACGCGAGGCTCGGGATTACGGCATTATCCCAGAAGCGCATCCTCACCTGACGGATCGCAAACCCGCTCGCGCCTCTTCTTAGCCTTCATCATGCTGCTCCTCACCCTCACGCCGCGCGTGGATTCCTCCTGGTG gtatattGGCGCTCTCGGTGCACGTGTGATCTGTGATAACATCCCTGGCCTGGTCAACAAGCAGCGGCAGCTGTGCCAGAGACACCCTGACATCATGCAGTCCATCGGCGAGGGGGCCAAGGAGTGGGTCCGCGAGTGCCAGCACCAGTTCCGCCACCACCGCTGGAACTGCAGCACTCTCGACCGGGACCACAGCGTCTTCGGACGCGTCATGCAGCGCA GTAGTCGAGGCTGGGCGTTTGTATCACAGCTTATCTAGGCCGGGCGGGCGTTGGTGTGTAAAGTGACACGCTGGCCTGTATTGCAAAGCGAAGATGAGTAATCGAGGTAACTGTGACCCACAAGCTGCCATGACAACGACAGGGACGGCACCTTCAACTGGGGCGGCTGCAGCGACAACATCAACTACGGCATCAAGTTCGCCAAGGCCTTTGTGGACGCCAAGGAGCACACCGTCAAAGACGCCAGGGCTCTCATGAACCAGCACAACAACCTCTGTGGACGCTTG GCAGTGAAGCGCTTCCTGAAGCTGGAGTGTAAGTGCCATGGTGTGAGTGGCTCCTGCACGCTGCGCACGTGCTGGCTGGCCATGTCCGACTTCCGCAAGACCGGCGACTTCCTGCGCAAGAAGTACAACGGCGCCATCGAGGTCACCATGTACCAGGATGGAACCAGACTCACCGTGGCCAATAAGGACTTCCGCAACTTCACCAAGAACGACCTGGTCTACCTCGAGAACTCGCCCGACTACTGCCTCATGAACAAAGCAGCAG gttcctTGGGGACAGCAGGGCGAGTGTGCAATAAGTCGTCGCGTGGCACGGACGGCTGTGAGGTCATGTGTTGTGGCCGTGGTTACGACACGACGCGTGTGAAGCGCATCACCAAGTGTGAGTGCAAGTTCAAGTGGTGCTGTGCCGTGGAGTGCAAGGACTGCGAGGAGGCCGTGGACGTCCACACATGCAAAGCCCCTAAGCGTGCAGAATGGCTGGACCAGACctga